The Tachysurus fulvidraco isolate hzauxx_2018 chromosome 4, HZAU_PFXX_2.0, whole genome shotgun sequence DNA window GTGACGCCGCAGTCCATCAGCGACCTGAAGTCTTTAGCCACAGCGCTGCTGGAGACCATCCACGAGAAGAACATGGTCATTCAGCACCAACGGCAGACCAACAAGTGAGTGTTAGGTCTCTGACACTTCATTATCCTTATGTGAACCTCATGTGTCAGCAATTCTATAGAAACGTTCCAGAgctgtgtagtttagtgtgtcaGGTGATGGTTTGCTGTGTTATGAACAGGATTCTGGGTAACAGAGTAGCAGAACTGGAAGGGAAGCTGAAAGCACTGGAGATGTCCGGACTGTGGAGTTTGCCCGGTAATCACACCTGTACAATCACTGAGCTTTCTATTGTGTTATAAATTaggatgtgtgatgtgttagCCATGTGCTCTCCAACATCTAAACACTTTACTTAAACACATCAGGATAGAATCacgctacacacacatcagacctCAGACATCACTACAGACCTACCGGCTGTTTTAGACTCGAGTCTGGACTTGAACTTTAGTTTAAGgacaatattaaaatacatcTCAGACGTCTAGCATGACCGAGAACCCGAGTAACTGTCAGAGGGAAAATCtctaacaaaataaatgtacagaaataaaaGGTGTCAGGAACGGCTGGGGCTATTCCCTCCCTGGCCACTAGGTGGACATTCTGGCAGTTTTGTGTCTTGTACcacgggatgcacttatttccagggatttcagaacatccattcattcattcattcatttactacccgcttatccgaacgagcctgtgcctatctcaggcgtcatcgggcatcgaggcaggatacaccctggacggagtgccaaccaatcacaggctaactcacacactcacactacggacaattttacagagatgccaatcaacctaccatgcatgtctttggacagggggaggaaacccccgaggcacggggagaacatgcaaactccacacacacaaggtggaggcgggaatcgaacccccaaccctggaggtgtgaggcgaacgtgctaaccactaagccaacgtgacCCCTCAGATTTCAGAACAGcctaacagatattgcgtcatcgggtaggcgtggcctatttgataatctaaccctaaccataaccgtagtttttggttgtttatttgttttcggtaacagcttaactgtaagataataaagcataatagatataaaatataaaatctacctgtctgactattttgtccttcattatccatcgtaggtatgcttttttttttttttttttttttgaaagagggcgtttttcccagacctccagaaacacgcccactttacgtcatggtaacgaaacccctggaatttagtgaatgcccttgaaccatgtgcctttgttattgttttgtgtttaggtgtgttAGCCTCGCTCTATCCTTTATCCGATCCTgcccacacctgttccttgtgtttctgtGATTTCCACCCCTATTTAATCCTGCTGTCTTGTGTCTCTTGTCCCTTGTCTtcggtttgttgttgttttgtgtttccgtGTTTTGTGTTCCTAGTGTTTTCAGCCTTGTGTTATTTTCCCTAACAAACCCCCCTTTTTATGTTACCCCTGCGTGGGGGTCTGTATCCGTAAagaccagaggtgggagtaagtcacacatgtgcaagtcacaagtaagtctcaagtcatgaatgtcaagtcaaagtcaagtcgagtctttttttaatatttgtcaagcaagtctcaaatttgtgacttgagtctgactcgagtcaaggtgagtcccccatctctgagtcatttacctcaagtctgagtcaaatctcaagtcatgagcgtcaagtcaaagtcaagtcgagtctttttttaatatttgtcaagcaagtctcaaatttgtgacttaagtcttaCTCGTGTCAAGTCGAGTCCTCCATCTCTGAGTCATATAACTCAAgactgagtcaagtctcaagtcatgaacgtcaaagtcaagtcgagtctttttttaaatagttgtcaagcaagtctcaagtctcaaatttgccacttaagtctgactcgagtcaagtcatatgactcgagtcccccatctctggtagACTCCCCCGTTTCTCTGACAAATACTCAGTATGATCTGGATCAAGTGCTGTTCTGTGAGTTGCTGAATGATTGCCGGAAGCCATTTTGCTCAATTAAGCCGGTGATTAATAcgataattaattaattcacatTAATTTgtgcagaaatataaaatattatattagtgtGATATAAAAGTCgtcttctttttcatctgtCAGCAAAGAAAAAGCTGCTTGTCTTCTGATCATTTTCTGTCCCTGTCTTTATAacgtgtgtaaataaaatatcagcttATTAATACATGACGTATGTGTACGTTGGAGCGAACAGTTATAACAGTGGCGTATGACCTGAATAGTTTTGAGATATTACTGTTGTATTGTGACTCACTGACTCCTTTACTGTCTTGTTTCCcttcctcttcctgtcctgGTGAACCGGAGGCCTCACCTATAACGTGTCTGTGGGACTGGGGAGTATGTTTCTTCTCCTTCTGcttaaatatttctttctgGTGTTTGTCAGTAAAAAAAGGAGGTGTGGAATCTACCTGCAGTTTAAGTAGTGATGAGCTGAAGTGCCATTTATTGACAGGAGGACGAGACGTGATCATTCTGAGAGAACATCGGCGAGTCCAGACGTCGGCGGGTCACGCGGTGCGAGTGCGGCACGGCTCCGTGGGTGAGACTGtacatcactcactcatcctGGATCACAGGAACAAAGACATGCTTTCTCATTTGGACGAAGTAcaaaacggtgtgtgtgtgtgtgtgtgtgtgtgtgtgtgtgtgtgtgtgtgtgtgtgtgtgtgtgtgtgtgtgtgtgtgtgtgtgtgtgcaaaaagtGAACGCTGCACCAGTGCTGATTTACTAAATACACTCACAAGATATAATATAATCCATATCTGCATATATAACAGGTTTTTGTCTCATCTCACAGCCTTTAGTAAGTAGGCATTAGTTTGGACGCATACGGTTTAGTTTTGGGTTTGGATCCAATCAGAGATCTGAACTCGCTGCTGCGGTTATACAACAGTGTCATTCTTACTGTAATAGTGTCAGTAAAACATTCTGTAATCTTATAGTATGTTATAGCATGTATAGTGATGGACGCCCACGAAGTTCCTCTTAAACTCAGCAAATGACTGATATGATATTATTATGGTTActgtttttaatctatttaataaTCACACTTTATACTGTTAGAggacacggtgacttagtggttagcacgtttgcctcacacctccagggtcgggggttcgattcccccttccaccttgtgtgtgtggagtttgcatgttctccccgtgcctcgggggtttcctccgggtactccggtttcctcccccggtccaaagacgtgcatggtaggctgattggcatctctggaaaaattgtccgtagtgtgtgtgagtgtgtgtgtgaatgagagtgtatgtgtgccctgtgatgggttggcactccgtccagggtgaatcctgcctcgatgcccgatgacgcctgagataggcacaggctccccgtgacccgagaagttcagataagcggtagaagatgaatgaatgaatgaatgaactttataCTGTTTATTGCTCTCTAGCAGCTCATCACATACTAACCACAGGAGAGTGTAAACTCCTTCGGTCCTGAAGATATAGGAAACTAAAAGCTATAACTTTACAGCTGACTCTTACACGtgccgacactggagactccttccgtacaTGTTAAACAAACGACGAAGGATTACAGATCGTTCTCGATCCGTTCACATCGAGTATACATCGAGTATATGATGCTACAGAAACAATAACGTACTAAAGCCAAGTCGCGCTACTGTCATGTCACACTGTGAACATATCTTTTCAGGAGACGAGGAGGTCGTAACCGGAGAGGAAGTGACAGAAGACACGGCACTTACTCCTGAGGAGTTTTCCAggccacatcatcatcatcatcatcatcacagcacAGTCCGCTTAGAACACGCACACACGGCCGAATCCAGCAGACCGAACCTTCTTACAGAAACGTCAACGTTTGTGAACGTCTCTTCACAGAAGAGTCCTGCGAAGGCTTTAACACATGAGCCAGAAACATTACACAGTGAGGAAGATCTGGCAACCCATGACCATGCTAGCACAAGCTCACATCCAGCAACGGACGCTGTGAAAGTGGGTGGAGCTCAAGCCACAAGTTCTGAGGACAGTCCTGATATTCCGATGGACGGATCAGAGAGAGACGTATCTGACGAGACGGTGTGTAATGTGGAGCGCTCAGAACCGTCCGAACCCAGAACAGAGATGATCACAGAGGACACGATGAGAGAAGAAACACAACCAATCGCTCCAGATCAGAGCACATAGAACACACAACTCCTAACGAAACACTGCACTCTAACACACAATCACTGCTTCTACATTTTTGCAACGCATCTTTTTATGATAAGTTCATGCTCTTgtagcccttttttttttttgtcttgctaACGTTTGTGTAAGAAACATTAATTCTCCTGATTTCCATCTTCCCCtgttaaaaaacacaaatttacaaagaaggaacacacactttatctcaAGCGTATAAACACCGTGTCACTCGCTAGCGAGTCGACTCTTTGAACAGATCTTTTGAGCGAGTTGACTCGGGTACACAAATTTCTCCGTTACAAGTCGTCTTACTTTTCCAGTGCGTTTTAATCAGAATGTTTCCGCAGATTGTAAGATTTTCTGCCGAGTGTTCAGCTAAAGTTAGATTAAGGAGAAcaattctgtttgttttagaagAAAAATATCACAAGCGAGTCATTTAAGAACTGAAATAGTTGACTTTTATTGGTCAAATGAAGTAAATAGTGAAAACAACTTTAAAAACTAATAGTCTTgggtatattaaaaaaaaggttattattttgtctattACTACACTTTATTAACCCAAAGCTGATACTTAGCGATTCGATTTTCACTGAAAAAATCAAATTCAAGTGCATCCGTGTTTGTATGCGTCTGATACGGAGGGAAAATAGTTATTCGGAGATTCACGTCTTTAAATGTTTACGCCGATGGACCGGGGCTCGTTATAAACAGGATGTTGGACAGAACAAGCTTCAGGTGACTTAGCAAAAGTGTTATTCTGTGTGTCAAACAAGATCAGACCACAAACACATGCTGAAGTCCACAGTGATAAAAACACACTACGGTATGTAATATGCGTGCTGTGCAGTTCCAGGAACATCATCAAcaacagtgtgtggtgtggtgtgataaAAAGGAGTTACTGGTTTTATTCGTCTTGCATCACTGCAACTTCCCAGTGCTGTTTATCCATTAAAACATTTACGTTACATTTAATGTCGTCTCACAAAACgccgacaccggagactccttccataaaatgtcaaataaacatcAAAGACGTTAAAGAAAACATCACTCGAAGTTTACACGAGTTCTTTTTAACCTGTTTATGCGGAGCGACTGCCGTACGAGTCACCGTGAGCCGTTAATACTGAAAATTCtcttatgcaaaaaaaaaccaccttCTGAGCCATCGGAAGACAGAATTCGATATTAATCGGACAAATCCGAAGGATCGTCGTCCTCAGGCTGTTCGCTACAGCAgcgggtttgttttttttacacaacactgtgGTAACGCCGTAAACACCGTGATCCGACACAGAGCTCgtttactcatttatttctgATAACGTCTTACACTTACGAGCACAATTATTAATGATCAAAGCAAAGGAGGTTACAGAATGTGTAAATATCAACATGATGTCGTTCAA harbors:
- the ccdc149b gene encoding coiled-coil domain-containing protein 149-B isoform X5, encoding MANQLRERHQVLKKKYRELIDGDPTLPPEKRNQVNLAQLLRDAEGKNRKLSDELKELNQRLVEVQGDNKLLRMTIAKQRLGDEEVGVRHFPAHEREDLVLQLEKAREQNSDLEQSVKAAVDELQDVRAERNVYQEKAHRLNIELNHILRRHDGRFLDVDALCMENRYLHERFVQLQEEVSLLKTNLMKYKTALESKKNCKVYGKTNSSALTGVLSAKQVQELLLSEENGCSLPVTPQSISDLKSLATALLETIHEKNMVIQHQRQTNKILGNRVAELEGKLKALEMSGLWSLPGLTYNVSVGLGRGRDVIILREHRRVQTSAGHAVRVRHGSVGETVHHSLILDHRNKDMLSHLDEVQNGDEEVVTGEEVTEDTALTPEEFSRPHHHHHHHHSTVRLEHAHTAESSRPNLLTETSTFVNVSSQKSPAKALTHEPETLHSEEDLATHDHASTSSHPATDAVKVGGAQATSSEDSPDIPMDGSERDVSDETVCNVERSEPSEPRTEMITEDTMREETQPIAPDQST
- the ccdc149b gene encoding coiled-coil domain-containing protein 149-B isoform X1, with protein sequence MDPSRRSESDWQGLVNEFLVCKRKLESKKEALLILSKELDTCQQERDQFKLMANQLRERHQVLKKKYRELIDGDPTLPPEKRNQVNLAQLLRDAEGKNRKLSDELKELNQRLVEVQGDNKLLRMTIAKQRLGDEEVGVRHFPAHEREDLVLQLEKAREQNSDLEQSVKAAVDELQDVRAERNVYQEKAHRLNIELNHILRRHDGRFLDVDALCMENRYLHERFVQLQEEVSLLKTNLMKYKTALESKKNCKVYGKTNSSALTGVLSAKQVQELLLSEENGCSLPVTPQSISDLKSLATALLETIHEKNMVIQHQRQTNKILGNRVAELEGKLKALEMSGLWSLPGLTYNVSVGLGRGRDVIILREHRRVQTSAGHAVRVRHGSVGETVHHSLILDHRNKDMLSHLDEVQNGDEEVVTGEEVTEDTALTPEEFSRPHHHHHHHHSTVRLEHAHTAESSRPNLLTETSTFVNVSSQKSPAKALTHEPETLHSEEDLATHDHASTSSHPATDAVKVGGAQATSSEDSPDIPMDGSERDVSDETVCNVERSEPSEPRTEMITEDTMREETQPIAPDQST